One window of Candidatus Eremiobacterota bacterium genomic DNA carries:
- the recG gene encoding ATP-dependent DNA helicase RecG, producing MPKAAEECLAILIKPFSLEKKMEFKNMSVMGGFDTFVLRWLGEAKLPAAAGGMREKLTWCEEQFREYRFSPHPRRKQIHHDCSLAINEMLNSKAPTAPAGIAPTPARTAPTPAGTAPTRPPNKVVKEKMVARFAEKAPPLSSPIQYAKGVGPQLAKRLACLGLTTIEDLLFHFPRRYEDRSRMSLIADAEDGAFQTVYGTVVGKSETRIKRRLTITKVIINDGSAPLVLVWFNQPFRASSLAKGTRLYATGKVERRFRELQMNNPEYEIESDEDTLHTARIVPVYPLTEHLSQKVLRKIIWACIEIYRGTLRDLLPPALISRYGFPGLPEAILAVHFPDDFKALEHARDRLIYEELFFLQMGLLRLKSTRTALRKEKKYDLSRDFVDRFESILPFAFTGAQRKVISEILEDLHGEKPMSRLIQGDVGSGKTVVAACAIKAAIENGYQGGIMAPTEILAEQHYLKFREVLEPEGVTVGLLKGSLTKKEKEKVHERLRDGSIQVAVGTHALIQDEVLFHRLGLIVVDEQHRFGVMQRAELQKKGLHPDMLVMTATPIPRTLALTLYGDLDLSVIDELPPGRQRISSRWSRFREAPKVYEFVRKQVSEGRQAYIVCPLVDESDKIEAKAATREAEDLKSSFFPDLRVALLHGRMKGADKEEIMRDFREGRSDILISTTVIEVGVDVPNATVMVILNADRFGLAQLHQLRGRVGRGSKQSYCFFIADPTTEEGQERMKIMEASEDGFLIAEKDLHLRGPGEFYGTRQHGLPDLKIADLVRDHRMLEKARTDAQELIEKDRAYCAREDIRQRIDHRFQHPASLIH from the coding sequence ATGCCTAAGGCCGCTGAAGAATGCCTCGCGATCCTCATCAAGCCTTTCTCTCTCGAGAAGAAGATGGAGTTCAAAAACATGTCCGTCATGGGAGGCTTTGATACCTTTGTGCTCCGCTGGCTTGGCGAGGCAAAGCTCCCTGCCGCGGCGGGAGGGATGAGGGAAAAGCTCACATGGTGCGAGGAGCAGTTCAGGGAATATCGTTTTTCTCCCCACCCACGGAGAAAGCAGATTCACCACGACTGCTCCCTTGCCATCAATGAGATGCTCAACAGTAAAGCTCCAACGGCTCCCGCCGGCATCGCCCCCACCCCCGCCAGGACCGCCCCCACCCCCGCCGGCACCGCCCCCACCCGCCCGCCGAATAAGGTAGTTAAGGAGAAGATGGTGGCCAGGTTCGCGGAAAAGGCGCCGCCTCTCTCTTCGCCCATCCAGTATGCAAAAGGGGTGGGTCCCCAGCTCGCGAAACGCCTTGCCTGCCTCGGGCTCACCACCATTGAAGACCTCCTGTTCCACTTTCCCCGGCGCTATGAGGACAGGAGCCGCATGTCGCTGATAGCTGATGCCGAAGACGGCGCATTTCAGACAGTCTATGGGACCGTGGTGGGGAAATCTGAGACACGGATAAAGCGGAGGCTTACCATCACCAAGGTCATCATCAACGACGGGAGTGCTCCCCTTGTGCTGGTGTGGTTCAACCAACCCTTCCGCGCCTCTTCTCTCGCCAAGGGGACCAGGCTTTACGCCACGGGAAAGGTGGAGCGGCGTTTCAGAGAGCTGCAGATGAACAATCCCGAATACGAGATCGAGAGCGACGAGGACACTCTCCATACAGCCAGGATCGTCCCAGTGTACCCCCTGACAGAGCATCTGAGCCAGAAAGTGCTCAGAAAGATCATCTGGGCATGCATTGAGATTTACCGGGGCACTCTCAGGGACCTGCTCCCCCCCGCGCTGATCAGCCGCTACGGATTTCCGGGACTGCCCGAGGCGATCCTCGCGGTCCATTTCCCCGATGACTTCAAAGCCCTGGAGCATGCCAGGGACCGACTCATCTACGAGGAGCTGTTCTTTCTGCAGATGGGCCTTCTCAGGCTCAAGAGCACGAGAACAGCCCTGAGAAAAGAGAAAAAATACGACCTGTCCCGTGATTTCGTTGACAGGTTTGAATCCATACTGCCCTTTGCCTTCACAGGGGCGCAGAGAAAAGTCATCTCGGAGATCCTGGAAGATCTTCACGGTGAAAAGCCTATGAGCCGCCTCATCCAGGGAGACGTTGGCTCAGGGAAGACTGTCGTTGCGGCATGCGCCATCAAGGCTGCCATTGAAAACGGCTATCAGGGAGGCATCATGGCCCCCACGGAGATCCTGGCCGAGCAGCATTATCTGAAATTCAGGGAAGTCCTGGAGCCTGAAGGCGTCACCGTAGGCCTCCTCAAGGGAAGCCTCACGAAGAAGGAAAAGGAGAAAGTCCACGAGAGGCTGCGAGACGGCTCAATCCAGGTGGCCGTGGGGACCCATGCCCTCATCCAGGATGAAGTGCTTTTTCACCGGCTTGGGCTCATAGTCGTTGATGAGCAGCACCGTTTCGGCGTCATGCAGAGGGCGGAGCTTCAAAAAAAGGGGCTCCATCCTGATATGCTGGTTATGACGGCCACGCCAATCCCCCGCACCCTGGCCCTTACTCTCTATGGTGATCTTGACCTGTCAGTGATCGACGAGCTTCCCCCTGGCAGGCAGAGGATAAGCTCCCGTTGGAGCCGCTTCAGGGAAGCGCCAAAGGTGTACGAGTTTGTAAGGAAGCAGGTCTCCGAAGGGAGGCAGGCCTATATAGTATGCCCCCTTGTTGACGAGTCAGACAAAATCGAGGCAAAGGCCGCCACCAGGGAGGCTGAGGACCTCAAGTCCTCCTTCTTCCCCGACCTGAGAGTTGCTTTGCTCCACGGCCGCATGAAAGGCGCCGATAAAGAGGAGATCATGCGGGATTTCAGGGAGGGCAGGAGTGATATTCTCATCTCCACTACAGTCATCGAAGTTGGCGTTGACGTGCCCAATGCAACAGTGATGGTGATTCTCAACGCCGACCGCTTTGGCCTTGCCCAGCTCCACCAGCTGAGAGGACGGGTGGGAAGGGGCTCGAAACAGTCCTACTGCTTTTTTATTGCCGACCCCACGACGGAAGAGGGCCAGGAAAGGATGAAAATCATGGAGGCAAGCGAGGACGGCTTCCTTATTGCCGAGAAAGATCTTCACCTCAGGGGGCCGGGTGAATTCTACGGGACCCGCCAGCATGGCCTCCCCGACCTTAAAATTGCAGACCTGGTCCGGGACCACAGGATGCTTGAAAAAGCCCGTACCGATGCGCAGGAGCTCATTGAAAAAGACAGGGCTTACTGCGCAAGAGAGGATATCCGCCAGAGAATTGACCACCGCTTTCAGCATCCCGCCTCGCTAATCCACTGA